AAGCAAGGCGGTTGGCGCCATGCAATCCGCTTTCGGTGCATTCGCCAGCGGCATACAGTCCCGGCAGGTCGGTGCGGCCATCAAGATCGATCAGCACACCGCCGCAGGTATAATGCTGGGCCGGCACGACCGGGATCGGCTGGTGGGTCATGTCGATGCCAAGGCCCAGCAGCTTTTCGTAGATGTTGGGGAAGTGCCCCTTCACGAATTCGGGCGGCATGTGGCTGATGTCGAGGTGAACGTAATCCAGACCGAACCGCTTGATCTCGGAATCGATCGCGCGAGCCACCACATCGCGCGGAGCCAGTTCGAGCCGTTCGGGATCGTAGAACTCCATGAAGCGCTTGCCGGTGCGCGGATTGATCAGCCGTCCGCCTTCGCCGCGCACGGCTTCGGTGATCAGGAAGTTCTTCACGTCAAGGTTGTAGAGGCAGGTCGGGTGGAACTGCATCATTTCCATGTTGGAAACGCGGGCGCCTGCCCGCCATGCCATCGCAATGCCGTCTCCGGTCGCCCCGCGCGGTGCGGTGCTGAACTGGTACACGCGGCCAGCGCCGCCCGTGGCCAGGATCGTGGCGCGGGCTGTGTGGGCTTCGACCCGGCCTGTCGCCTCATCCAGCGCATAAACGCCCCAGACCCTGCCCGACCCGGAATAGCGCGCCGCCTCGTGGCGTCCGGTGATCAGGTCGATGCACGTGCGCCCAGGCAGCAGCGTGACGTTGGGGTGCTCCCGCGCGGCATTCAGCAGGGCTTTCTGGACAGCGGCCCCCGTGGCATCGTCGACATGCACGATCCGGCGGTGTGAATGGCCACCTTCGCGAGTGAGGTGCAGCGAACCTGCCTCCGCGTTGAACGGGACGCCCAGCTTGCTCAGGCGCTCGATTGCCGCGGGGGCATGCTCGATGACGAATTCAACCGTTTCGCGGCGATTCAGGCCGGCACCGGCGATCATGGTGTCGCGGATGTGATCCTCGAAAGTATCGCCTGCATCCAGAACGGCAGCGATGCCGCCTTGCGCCCAGTTGGTCGAACCGCCATCCAGCGCGCCCTTGGCCAGCACCAGCACACGGCATCGTTCGGCCAGCACAAGCGCGGCCGTCAAACCCGCGGCACCTGAACCGATGATCAGGACGTCGTGCGTTTCCATGACGGCGCCGTTCGATTGCTCGCCGCGCATTGGCGGTTCTCCATCCTCTTCCGCCGTTTCCGGCATGGTCAGCCGCCCTAGCTTGTGTCCGGCGCGCTGGAAAGACCCCCGTTCGCTCGTGTGTCAATTCACCCTTTATGTGATCAAGCGCACAACCGTCTTGCTTCGCAATCGCAGCATGGTAAGTATTTACCTATAGGTTTTCTTCTGGACGCCGGAAGGTCCCATGCCCGTGCTTCGTGTCTTGTGTCTGTTCAACCGTCATCGCCCGATCCGTGAGGAAGTCACGTGGACGGGTCTGGCTCACGAAGGTGCCTGCAAGCGTTGCAGAGCGCCTATCCGACGGCTGGAAGGCGGTGGTTGGCGGAAGCGTAAAGTCAAAACACTTTGATTAATATGCATTAACCAATTTAATCGTGGATTGATTGCGTCAATTTTGTGGGCTGCTTGTCAGGGTCACAAACACATCTTCCAGGTCTGCTTCGCGGGTTGAAACGTCCACGATGGCATAGCCTTGGCCTTGCACTATCGACATCACCTCGCCCGCAGTCACGCGATCCTTGTCATATGTGATCTCGACCTGACGTTCGCCGGTGCGGACGCTTTTGGTGAACAGCTCATGCTGCAATGCAGCATTTATGTCGCGATCGAGTGTCAGCACCACGATTTTTTCGCGGGCCATATCCACCATTTCGCGTGTCGGCTTGTTCGCAATCAGCTTGCCATGATTGATGATCGCGATCCGGTCGCACAATTCTTCGGCCTCTTCGAGGTAATGCGTGGTCAGGACCACGGTCACGCCCTCGCGGTTCATTTCGCC
This genomic interval from Novosphingobium sp. CECT 9465 contains the following:
- the nadB gene encoding L-aspartate oxidase encodes the protein METHDVLIIGSGAAGLTAALVLAERCRVLVLAKGALDGGSTNWAQGGIAAVLDAGDTFEDHIRDTMIAGAGLNRRETVEFVIEHAPAAIERLSKLGVPFNAEAGSLHLTREGGHSHRRIVHVDDATGAAVQKALLNAAREHPNVTLLPGRTCIDLITGRHEAARYSGSGRVWGVYALDEATGRVEAHTARATILATGGAGRVYQFSTAPRGATGDGIAMAWRAGARVSNMEMMQFHPTCLYNLDVKNFLITEAVRGEGGRLINPRTGKRFMEFYDPERLELAPRDVVARAIDSEIKRFGLDYVHLDISHMPPEFVKGHFPNIYEKLLGLGIDMTHQPIPVVPAQHYTCGGVLIDLDGRTDLPGLYAAGECTESGLHGANRLASNSLLECFVFGDVAARDILRRWDSFDAPPQVQAWDESRVTDSDEEVVIKQNWTEIRRFMWNYVGIVRTNKRLERAAHRIQMLNDEVNDYYGHFRVTTDLIELRNLLQSAELIVRSARARHESRGLHYTLDYPRTDAEAHDTVLVP